A single Lactuca sativa cultivar Salinas chromosome 8, Lsat_Salinas_v11, whole genome shotgun sequence DNA region contains:
- the LOC111882192 gene encoding probable glutamyl endopeptidase, chloroplastic produces the protein MRLHKVYHRFSLFSLTSPPFLPHPSATLFSSYSPSFLSSKRCRISSSTPPSTLNPFLQTMSTSRLHNLVPLAAIATEDAAGPNGSTATPEDDELNSGYRLPPAEIRDIVDAPPLPALSFSPQRDKILFLKRRSLPPLSELAKPEDKLAGVRIDGKSNTRSRMSFYTGIGIHDLRDDGTLGPEKLIHGFPDGSKLNFVTWSTDGRHLAFSIRQDQEEEDDVGSKLRVWVADVETGKAKPLFQSPDVFLNAIFDNYVWVNDSTLLVCTIPASRGKPPKKPLVPSGPKIQSNEQKTVVQVRTFQDLLKDEYDEDLFEYYATSQLLLVSLDGSVKLFGEPAVYTSLDPSPDQKYILLSSLHRPFSFTVPCGRFPKRIDLWSAADGKFLRTLCDLPVAEDIPIAFNSVRKGMRSLNWRADKPSTLYWVETQDGGDAKVEVSPRDIVYTQAAEGEDHPSIFHKLDLRYGGISWCDDSLALIYESWYKTRRVRTWLVSPGKSSNENPPAPRLLFDRSSEDVYSDPGSPMLRRTPDGTYVIAKFKKEDKQATYLLLNGNGATPEGNIPFLDLFDIDTGEKERIWHSDKEKYYESVVALMSDQKEGELQVNELKVLTSKESKTENTQYYIQRWPERKACQITRFPHPYPQLASLQKEMVRYERKDGVQLTATLYLPPGYDPTRDGPLPCLVWSYPGEFKNKEAAGQVRGSPNEFAGIGPTSPLLWLARRFAILSGPTIPIIGEGKEEANDRYVEQLVASAEAAVEEVIRRGVAHPGKIAIGGHSYGAFMTANLLAHAPHLFSCGIARSGAYNRTLTPFGFQNEDRTLWEATDTYIKMSPFMSADKIKKPILLIHGEEDNNSGTLTMQSDRFFNALKGHGALSRLVVLPFESHGYSSRESIMHVLWETDRWLQKFCVSNSCEEKEDADETKATVASGGGAVAEIEDIGVDTLHYNTRSSL, from the exons ATGCGCCTACACAAAGTCTATCACCGGTTCTCTCTCTTTTCCCTCACTTCACCCCCTTTTCTTCCTCATCCATCTGCAACCCTCTTCTCTTCTTATTCCCCATCCTTTCTCTCTTCCAAACGCTGTCGAATTTCATCATCAACACCGCCTTCCACCCTCAACCCTTTTCTTCAAACCATGTCTACCTCACGATTACACAATCTCGTCCCTCTTGCCGCAATCGCTACCGAAGACGCTGCTGGTCCTAATGGGTCAACAGCTACGCCTGAAGATGATG AATTAAACAGTGGATACCGTCTTCCTCCAGCAGAGATCAGAGATATTGTTGATGCTCCACCACTTCCAGCTTTATCATTTTCTCCACAGAGAGATAAAATATTGTTCTTAAAGCGAAGATCTTTACCTCCATTGTCAGAGCTGGCGAAACCAGAGGACAAGCTTGCAGGTGTTCGTATTGATGGGAAATCTAATACCCGCAGCAGGAT GTCATTCTATACTGGTATCGGAATCCATGATTTAAGAGATGATGGCACATTAGGCCCAGAAAAATTGATACATGGCTTTCCAGATGGATCTAAACTCAATTTTGTTACATG GTCAACTGATGGTCGTCATTTAGCCTTCAGCATTCGGCAAGATCAG GAGGAAGAGGATGATGTTGGCAGCAAGTTGAGAGTCTGGGTTGCAGATGTGGAGACAGGAAAAGCTAAACCTTTGTTTCAGTCACCGGATGTGTTCCTGAATGCAATCTTTGACAA TTATGTGTGGGTGAATGATTCGACTCTGTTGGTTTGTACAATCCCAGCATCCAGAGGAAAGCCACCAAAGAAACCGTTAGTCCCCTCTGGTCCTAAAATCCAATCCAATGAGCAGAAAACTGTTGTTCAAGTTCGAACCTTCCAAGATCTTCTTAAAGATGAATACGATGAAGATCTGTTTGAGTATTATGCCACCTCACAGCTTCTTTTGGTTTCTTTAGACGGGAGTGTGAAGTTATTTGGAGAGCCAGCTGTATACACATCACTTGATCCCTCCCCTGATCAGAAATACATTTTACTTTCTTCGCTTCATAGACCCTTCTCTTTTACTGTCCCATGTGGAAGATTTCCCAAAAGGATTGACCTCTGGTCTGCTGCTGATGGAAAGTTTTTGAGGACTCTTTGTGATTTGCCTGTTGCTGAAGACATCCCAATTGCTTTTAACAGTGTCCGAAAAGGCATGCGCTCCTTGAATTGGAGGGCAGATAAACCTTCAACTCTCTACTG GGTGGAGACACAAGATGGAGGTGATGCCAAAGTAGAAGTTTCTCCTCGTGACATAGTCTACACACAGGCTGCTGAAGGTGAAGACCACCCAAGCATCTTTCATAAGCTTGATCTTCGCTAtgg AGGAATAAGCTGGTGTGATGATTCGCTTGCATTGATATATGAATCATGGTACAAAACACGACGTGTCAGAACCTGGTTGGTCTCCCCTGGTAAATCATCCAATGAGAATCCTCCAGCTCCACGTCTGTTGTTTGATAGATCATCTGAAGATGTGTACTCTGACCCTGGTTCTCCCATGCTGAGGAGAACTCCTGATGGGACTTATGTTATTGCCAAGTTCAAGAAGGAGGATAAACAAGCCACATACCTGTTGCTAAATGGAAATGGTGCTACCCCAGAAGGAAACATACCTTTTCTAGATCTGTTTGACAT AGATACGGGTGAAAAGGAGAGAATATGGCACAGCGACAAGGAGAAGTATTATGAGAGTGTGGTGGCTCTGATGTCAGACCAGAAGGAAGGAGAGTTGCAGGTGAATGAACTGAAGGTCCTGACTTCCAAAGAGTCTAAGACTGAAAACACACAGTATTACATCCAGAGATGGCCAGAGAGGAAAGCATGCCAAATCACAAGGTTCCCGCATCCATACCCTCAATTGGCTTCATTACAGAAGGAAATGGTGAGGTACGAGAGAAAGGATGGAGTCCAACTGACTGCAACTTTATACCTGCCACCCGGGTATGACCCCACACGAGACGGGCCTCTGCCTTGTCTGGTGTGGTCGTATCCTGGAGAGTTTAAAAACAAAGAAGCAGCTGGACAGGTTCGTGGCTCTCCTAATGAGTTTGCAGGCATAGGCCCAACATCACCACTGCTTTGGCTCGCAAGGAG GTTTGCTATATTATCCGGGCCAACAATTCCCATCATTGGTGAGGGAAAGGAAGAAGCAAATGATAG GTATGTTGAGCAGCTTGTTGCGAGTGCAGAGGCAGCAGTGGAGGAAGTCATCCGCCGTGGg GTGGCTCATCCAGGAAAAATTGCAATCGGGGGACATTCTTACGGGGCGTTTATGACAGCAAATCTGTTGGCACATGCCCCTCATCTTTTCAGTTGTGGCATTGCTCGTTCAGGAGCTTACAATAGAACACTTACACCTTTTGGGTTTCAG AATGAGGATAGAACCCTCTGGGAAGCCACTGATACTTACATCAAGATGAGTCCTTTCATGTCTGCCGATAAGATTAAGAAGCCCATCCTGCTTATCCATGGAGAAGAAGACAACAACTCAGGAACACTGACAATGCAG TCGGATCGTTTCTTCAATGCGTTGAAGGGGCATGGGGCACTCTCTCGCCTAGTCGTTCTACCGTTTGAGAGTCATGGTTATTCATCACGGGAGAGCATAATGCATGTCCTTTGGGAGACAGATAGGTGGCTACAAAAATTTTGTGTTTCCAACTCTtgtgaagaaaaagaagatgCTGATGAAACCAAAGCAACTGTTGCCTCTGGTGGTGGTGCAGTTGCAGAGATTGAAGACATTGGAGTTGATACTCTTCATTACAATACAAGATCATCACTTTG A